Proteins encoded in a region of the Delphinus delphis chromosome 13, mDelDel1.2, whole genome shotgun sequence genome:
- the MMAB gene encoding corrinoid adenosyltransferase MMAB isoform X4: MQGTQAFLEDTQAPQDLHQNRRQSTFTGERRPKDDQVFEAVGTTDELSSAIGFAMELIAEKGHPFVEELQKIQCSLQDVGSALATPRSSAREAHLKHATFEAGPILELEQWIDRYSSQLPPLTAFILPSGGKSSSALHFCRAVCRRAERRVVPLVQSGETDANVAKFLNRLSDYLFTLARYTAMKEGNPEKIYKKNDLSVHA, encoded by the exons atgcagggaacgcag GCCTTCCTCGAAGACACCCAAGCTCCCCAAGATCTACACCAAAACAGGAGACAAAG CACCTTCACCGGAGAAAGGAGACCGAAAGACGACCAGGTGTTTGAAGCCGTGGGAACTACAGATGAATTAAGTTCAGCCATTGG GTTTGCTATGGAATTAATTGCAGAAAAGGGCCACCCGTTTGTGGAAGAGCTTCAGAAA ATCCAATGCTCCCTGCAGGACGTCGGCTCTGCACTGGCAACACCGCGCTCCTCAGCCAGGGAGGCTCACTTAA AACATGCCACATTCGAGGCAGGGCCCATCCTGGAGCTGGAGCAGTGGATCGACAGATACTCCAGCCAGCTGCCCCCGCTCACGGCTTTCATCCTGCCT TCCGGAGGCAAGAGCAGCTCTGCACTGCATTTCTGTCGGGCCGTGTGCCGCCGAGCTGAGAGACG CGTGGTGCCTCTTGTCCAGTCCGGTGAGACGGATGCAAACGTGGCCAAGTTCTTAAACAG ACTCAGTGACTATCTCTTCACGTTAGCCAGATACACAGCCATGAAGGAGGGGAATCCagaaaaaatatacaagaaaaatgACTTGTCGGTCCATGCCTGA
- the MMAB gene encoding corrinoid adenosyltransferase MMAB isoform X2 — protein sequence MAVWGLGGRLGLRGCLGARKLLCPRFQSRGPQGVEDGDRPSSKTPKLPKIYTKTGDKGFSSTFTGERRPKDDQVFEAVGTTDELSSAIGFAMELIAEKGHPFVEELQKIQCSLQDVGSALATPRSSAREAHLKHATFEAGPILELEQWIDRYSSQLPPLTAFILPSGGKSSSALHFCRAVCRRAERRVVPLVQSGETDANVAKFLNSQIHSHEGGESRKNIQEK from the exons ATGGCTGTGTGGGGCCTGGGAGGTCGCCTTGGCTTGCGCGGGTGCCTCGGCGCCCGCAAGCTATTGTGTCCCCGTTTCCAGAGCCGCGGCCCCCAGGGCGTGGAAGACGGGGACAG GCCTTCCTCGAAGACACCCAAGCTCCCCAAGATCTACACCAAAACAGGAGACAAAG GGTTTTCCAGCACCTTCACCGGAGAAAGGAGACCGAAAGACGACCAGGTGTTTGAAGCCGTGGGAACTACAGATGAATTAAGTTCAGCCATTGG GTTTGCTATGGAATTAATTGCAGAAAAGGGCCACCCGTTTGTGGAAGAGCTTCAGAAA ATCCAATGCTCCCTGCAGGACGTCGGCTCTGCACTGGCAACACCGCGCTCCTCAGCCAGGGAGGCTCACTTAA AACATGCCACATTCGAGGCAGGGCCCATCCTGGAGCTGGAGCAGTGGATCGACAGATACTCCAGCCAGCTGCCCCCGCTCACGGCTTTCATCCTGCCT TCCGGAGGCAAGAGCAGCTCTGCACTGCATTTCTGTCGGGCCGTGTGCCGCCGAGCTGAGAGACG CGTGGTGCCTCTTGTCCAGTCCGGTGAGACGGATGCAAACGTGGCCAAGTTCTTAAACAG CCAGATACACAGCCATGAAGGAGGGGAATCCagaaaaaatatacaagaaaaatgA
- the MMAB gene encoding corrinoid adenosyltransferase MMAB isoform X3 — MAVWGLGGRLGLRGCLGARKLLCPRFQSRGPQGVEDGDRPSSKTPKLPKIYTKTGDKGFSSTFTGERRPKDDQVFEAVGTTDELSSAIGFAMELIAEKGHPFVEELQKIQCSLQDVGSALATPRSSAREAHLKHATFEAGPILELEQWIDRYSSQLPPLTAFILPSGGKSSSALHFCRAVCRRAERRGHGFVPQSRKIPHAAECLGP, encoded by the exons ATGGCTGTGTGGGGCCTGGGAGGTCGCCTTGGCTTGCGCGGGTGCCTCGGCGCCCGCAAGCTATTGTGTCCCCGTTTCCAGAGCCGCGGCCCCCAGGGCGTGGAAGACGGGGACAG GCCTTCCTCGAAGACACCCAAGCTCCCCAAGATCTACACCAAAACAGGAGACAAAG GGTTTTCCAGCACCTTCACCGGAGAAAGGAGACCGAAAGACGACCAGGTGTTTGAAGCCGTGGGAACTACAGATGAATTAAGTTCAGCCATTGG GTTTGCTATGGAATTAATTGCAGAAAAGGGCCACCCGTTTGTGGAAGAGCTTCAGAAA ATCCAATGCTCCCTGCAGGACGTCGGCTCTGCACTGGCAACACCGCGCTCCTCAGCCAGGGAGGCTCACTTAA AACATGCCACATTCGAGGCAGGGCCCATCCTGGAGCTGGAGCAGTGGATCGACAGATACTCCAGCCAGCTGCCCCCGCTCACGGCTTTCATCCTGCCT TCCGGAGGCAAGAGCAGCTCTGCACTGCATTTCTGTCGGGCCGTGTGCCGCCGAGCTGAGAGACG gggacatgggttcgtgccccagtccaggaagatcccacatgccgcagagtgtctgggcccgtga
- the MMAB gene encoding corrinoid adenosyltransferase MMAB isoform X1, giving the protein MAVWGLGGRLGLRGCLGARKLLCPRFQSRGPQGVEDGDRPSSKTPKLPKIYTKTGDKGFSSTFTGERRPKDDQVFEAVGTTDELSSAIGFAMELIAEKGHPFVEELQKIQCSLQDVGSALATPRSSAREAHLKHATFEAGPILELEQWIDRYSSQLPPLTAFILPSGGKSSSALHFCRAVCRRAERRVVPLVQSGETDANVAKFLNRLSDYLFTLARYTAMKEGNPEKIYKKNDLSVHA; this is encoded by the exons ATGGCTGTGTGGGGCCTGGGAGGTCGCCTTGGCTTGCGCGGGTGCCTCGGCGCCCGCAAGCTATTGTGTCCCCGTTTCCAGAGCCGCGGCCCCCAGGGCGTGGAAGACGGGGACAG GCCTTCCTCGAAGACACCCAAGCTCCCCAAGATCTACACCAAAACAGGAGACAAAG GGTTTTCCAGCACCTTCACCGGAGAAAGGAGACCGAAAGACGACCAGGTGTTTGAAGCCGTGGGAACTACAGATGAATTAAGTTCAGCCATTGG GTTTGCTATGGAATTAATTGCAGAAAAGGGCCACCCGTTTGTGGAAGAGCTTCAGAAA ATCCAATGCTCCCTGCAGGACGTCGGCTCTGCACTGGCAACACCGCGCTCCTCAGCCAGGGAGGCTCACTTAA AACATGCCACATTCGAGGCAGGGCCCATCCTGGAGCTGGAGCAGTGGATCGACAGATACTCCAGCCAGCTGCCCCCGCTCACGGCTTTCATCCTGCCT TCCGGAGGCAAGAGCAGCTCTGCACTGCATTTCTGTCGGGCCGTGTGCCGCCGAGCTGAGAGACG CGTGGTGCCTCTTGTCCAGTCCGGTGAGACGGATGCAAACGTGGCCAAGTTCTTAAACAG ACTCAGTGACTATCTCTTCACGTTAGCCAGATACACAGCCATGAAGGAGGGGAATCCagaaaaaatatacaagaaaaatgACTTGTCGGTCCATGCCTGA